The following proteins are co-located in the Deinococcus yavapaiensis KR-236 genome:
- a CDS encoding site-2 protease family protein, which translates to MLISLLLSDPLAFFIVAACLVLSLTLHEWGHAYAADRLGDSTPRRFGRVSLNPAAHLDPIGTLLLLFAGFGFAKPVPVNGARVGRWGMLIVALAGPLMNIAVALVCVLLLLLFGSAILSSTVLTTAVLTVLSINILLAVFNLLPIPLFDGSRILAALFPGTLGRSLAEFEAQPFSFVIVMLIVFIGSNQIGQLVRAVQSFALGLIGY; encoded by the coding sequence GTGCTCATCAGCTTGCTTCTCTCCGACCCCTTGGCGTTCTTCATCGTCGCCGCCTGCCTCGTGCTGTCGTTGACGTTGCACGAGTGGGGCCACGCGTACGCCGCCGACCGCCTCGGCGATTCCACGCCGCGCCGCTTCGGGCGCGTCTCGCTCAATCCCGCCGCTCACCTCGACCCGATCGGAACCCTACTCTTGCTCTTCGCCGGATTCGGCTTCGCGAAGCCTGTCCCGGTGAACGGAGCGCGGGTCGGTCGTTGGGGCATGCTGATCGTCGCCCTCGCGGGCCCCCTGATGAACATCGCCGTGGCGCTCGTATGCGTCTTGCTGCTGCTGTTGTTCGGATCGGCCATTCTGAGTTCGACCGTCCTGACGACGGCCGTGCTGACGGTGCTTTCGATCAACATCCTGCTCGCGGTCTTCAACTTGCTGCCGATTCCGCTGTTCGACGGAAGCCGCATTCTGGCCGCCCTCTTTCCGGGCACCCTCGGGCGAAGCCTCGCCGAGTTCGAAGCGCAGCCCTTCTCCTTCGTAATCGTCATGTTGATCGTGTTCATCGGAAGCAACCAGATCGGTCAACTCGTGCGGGCCGTCCAAAGCTTCGCCCTCGGTCTCATCGGGTACTGA
- a CDS encoding S1C family serine protease, whose amino-acid sequence MKARRSSKLLVLSSLAALGVVAGTTLAQRTPTTAFHLAPGISPADVPSSLQTVYQRTRTATVRVTNDDGLGTGFFISKDGLVLTAAHVALSGGPLKVTTTSGQRLNATLVGFDEYRDLAVLKVNTTRQANGFLALADASPNVGAAVLAVGNSRGDFNAPRTGEVTNTSATLGASFPSALIKTTMPLAPGDSGGPVVNAAGQVVGVSTAVGVSQNGYASYISPVTKSSKVLTEIRAGVKRGTPMLGVTITNFDEETAASLGLGRPGGVLVTGVSEGSGAAKAGVRAPRTTRELDERGFSRQRILSADVITAVDGRRVVDGDALVGYLRTKKIGDRVVLTVQRDAKSVKLTVTLGAKTQV is encoded by the coding sequence ATGAAGGCTCGACGCTCTTCGAAACTGCTCGTACTGTCCTCGCTCGCCGCGCTCGGCGTGGTCGCGGGCACCACCCTCGCTCAACGAACGCCTACTACTGCCTTCCACCTCGCGCCCGGCATCAGCCCCGCAGACGTACCCTCATCGCTGCAAACCGTGTATCAGCGCACGCGTACGGCCACCGTGCGCGTCACGAACGACGACGGGCTCGGCACGGGCTTTTTCATCTCCAAGGACGGCCTTGTCCTCACCGCCGCGCACGTCGCGCTTTCGGGCGGACCTTTGAAGGTCACGACGACGTCGGGTCAGCGCTTGAACGCGACGCTCGTCGGATTCGACGAGTACCGAGACCTCGCCGTTCTGAAGGTCAACACGACGCGTCAAGCGAACGGATTTCTCGCGCTCGCCGACGCCAGTCCCAACGTCGGGGCGGCCGTCCTGGCAGTCGGCAACTCGCGAGGCGACTTCAACGCGCCGCGCACCGGCGAAGTCACGAACACCTCGGCGACGCTCGGCGCGAGCTTCCCGAGCGCCTTGATCAAAACGACGATGCCGCTCGCCCCGGGTGACAGCGGCGGACCTGTCGTGAACGCGGCAGGGCAAGTCGTGGGCGTGTCCACCGCCGTGGGCGTGTCGCAAAACGGTTACGCCAGCTACATCTCGCCCGTCACGAAGAGCAGCAAGGTTTTGACCGAGATTCGAGCGGGTGTCAAGCGCGGCACTCCGATGCTGGGCGTGACGATCACGAATTTCGACGAGGAGACCGCCGCGAGCCTCGGTTTGGGCCGACCCGGCGGCGTGCTCGTCACGGGCGTTTCCGAAGGTTCGGGCGCCGCGAAGGCGGGCGTGCGAGCGCCGCGAACGACGCGTGAGCTCGACGAGCGCGGCTTCTCGCGTCAGCGCATTCTGAGCGCGGACGTCATCACCGCTGTCGACGGCCGACGTGTCGTCGACGGTGACGCCCTCGTCGGGTACTTGCGAACGAAGAAGATCGGCGACCGCGTCGTCCTGACGGTGCAGCGCGACGCGAAGAGCGTCAAGCTCACCGTGACGCTCGGCGCGAAGACGCAAGTTTGA
- a CDS encoding S1C family serine protease has protein sequence MKPGLTVLAVLVALGLGATIFRDSIPLGNAQSPSTTQNQERAAPINEDRARLENERNTVDIVKRFEPGLVYIGTTSVAVTQDPLSQYFGGAPRQQVQQGAGSGFFVNDKGDILTNYHVVGEASQIEIRLLNGQRTYPARVIGTAAAYDLALIRPQNVPSNLVKPIPLGDSSQVQVGQKAIAMGAPFNFDFTVTEGIVSAVNRLVPVGVPTSEDPTAVPQRVIQTDAAINPGNSGGPLLDSSGRVIGINSQIISPSGAVTGQGQFAGIGFAIPINVAKRLLPRLQAGETIRRPLIGVQAAIVVQDPQTGEVDAANLSDLSSALRRQYNLPSSGFLVGQVTPGSPAAKAGLRGGTRVVNPARNVQMRLGGDVIVSVDGTLINAQEDLQSALIARNPGDKVRLEIKRGGQNQTITVTLTQESQRRQ, from the coding sequence ATGAAGCCAGGCCTGACCGTTCTCGCCGTCCTCGTCGCTCTCGGACTGGGCGCGACGATCTTTCGCGACTCCATTCCGCTCGGCAACGCTCAGTCTCCTTCGACGACCCAGAATCAGGAACGCGCCGCGCCCATCAACGAGGACCGCGCCCGCTTGGAGAACGAGCGCAACACCGTCGACATCGTCAAGCGCTTCGAACCGGGCCTCGTGTACATCGGAACCACGTCCGTCGCCGTCACCCAAGATCCCTTGTCTCAATACTTCGGCGGTGCGCCGCGTCAGCAAGTTCAGCAGGGTGCGGGGTCCGGCTTCTTCGTCAACGACAAGGGTGACATCCTCACGAACTATCACGTCGTCGGGGAGGCCTCCCAAATCGAGATTCGCCTGCTCAACGGCCAGCGAACGTATCCGGCGCGCGTGATCGGCACGGCGGCCGCCTACGACCTCGCGCTCATTCGGCCGCAGAACGTCCCGAGCAACCTCGTCAAGCCGATTCCGCTCGGTGACAGCAGCCAAGTGCAAGTCGGCCAGAAGGCCATCGCGATGGGCGCGCCCTTCAACTTCGACTTCACCGTCACCGAAGGCATCGTCTCGGCCGTCAATCGGCTCGTTCCCGTGGGCGTGCCCACGAGCGAGGACCCGACGGCCGTGCCGCAACGCGTCATTCAAACCGACGCGGCGATCAATCCCGGCAACTCGGGCGGTCCGCTGCTCGACTCGTCGGGTCGAGTGATCGGAATCAACTCGCAAATCATCTCGCCGTCGGGCGCCGTCACCGGTCAAGGGCAATTCGCGGGCATCGGCTTCGCGATTCCCATCAACGTCGCCAAGCGCCTGCTGCCGAGACTGCAGGCGGGGGAGACCATCCGCCGCCCTCTCATCGGGGTGCAGGCCGCCATCGTGGTGCAAGACCCGCAGACGGGCGAAGTCGACGCAGCGAACTTGTCCGATCTCAGCTCGGCGCTGCGCCGCCAGTACAACTTGCCCTCGTCGGGCTTCCTCGTCGGGCAGGTCACACCCGGCTCGCCCGCCGCCAAAGCGGGCTTGCGCGGCGGGACACGCGTCGTGAATCCGGCGCGCAACGTGCAGATGCGCCTCGGCGGAGACGTCATCGTGTCCGTCGACGGCACGCTCATCAACGCGCAGGAAGACTTGCAGTCCGCTCTCATCGCGCGCAATCCTGGTGACAAGGTGCGACTCGAAATCAAACGCGGCGGCCAGAACCAAACGATCACCGTGACCCTCACGCAGGAGTCGCAACGCCGCCAGTGA
- a CDS encoding CCA tRNA nucleotidyltransferase produces MTSRDAVLSHLQPDDRAFLAQLADLARPARVALVGGAVRDALLGRTPLDFDVVVQGANVERLAEATTLKFVYHPRYDNATLTLPDGRHLDLIHARREAYEHPGAAPDPSPGTLHEDLARRDFTINAMAFELGRDSLLDPFGGADDLHRKLLRPLHDASFRDDASRLVRGARLAARLNLDLAPEGYAQVPDAVRFASETPRVKLELPLVFEEDRPGLVLSALRRWEATSLLGQDATDAFLELDASSVATPIEYAAAWLAHQPIGAASAWGVGERASKLLQRARSDRPYPDDAPETRLRRALHLPIPRGGLTGADVLALGVPPGPLVGAVLAHVAQLRTAGLVASRDDELRAANAFLLRHT; encoded by the coding sequence GTGACGTCTCGTGACGCCGTTCTCTCGCACCTGCAGCCCGACGACCGAGCCTTTCTCGCACAACTTGCCGACCTCGCGCGTCCCGCTCGCGTCGCCTTGGTCGGCGGCGCCGTGCGCGACGCGCTGCTCGGACGAACACCCCTCGACTTCGACGTCGTCGTGCAAGGCGCGAACGTCGAGCGCCTCGCCGAGGCGACGACGTTGAAATTCGTGTACCACCCGCGGTACGACAACGCGACGCTCACCTTGCCCGACGGACGACACCTCGATCTCATTCACGCGCGTCGAGAAGCGTACGAGCACCCCGGCGCGGCGCCCGACCCGAGTCCCGGCACCTTGCACGAAGACCTCGCTCGACGCGACTTCACGATCAACGCCATGGCCTTCGAGCTCGGGCGAGACAGCCTCCTCGATCCCTTCGGAGGCGCCGACGACCTTCACCGCAAGCTCCTTCGTCCGTTGCACGACGCCTCTTTCCGAGACGACGCCTCGCGCCTCGTGCGCGGCGCACGCCTCGCCGCCCGCCTGAACCTCGACTTGGCGCCCGAGGGATACGCGCAAGTTCCCGACGCCGTCCGCTTCGCCTCCGAGACGCCTCGCGTGAAGCTCGAACTGCCGCTCGTGTTCGAAGAGGATCGCCCGGGCCTCGTGCTGAGCGCGCTGCGGCGCTGGGAAGCGACCTCCCTCCTCGGACAGGACGCGACCGACGCCTTCTTGGAACTCGACGCCTCGTCCGTCGCCACGCCGATCGAATACGCCGCCGCGTGGCTCGCTCATCAGCCGATCGGCGCGGCCTCTGCTTGGGGCGTGGGCGAGCGGGCCTCGAAGCTCTTGCAGCGCGCCCGAAGCGACCGTCCGTACCCGGACGACGCTCCCGAGACGCGGCTGCGCCGCGCGCTGCACCTCCCGATTCCGCGCGGCGGACTCACGGGCGCGGACGTGCTGGCGCTCGGCGTGCCGCCCGGTCCGCTCGTCGGGGCGGTTCTCGCGCACGTAGCGCAGCTGCGGACCGCGGGTCTCGTGGCATCTCGAGACGACGAGCTACGAGCGGCCAACGCCTTCTTGCTGCGGCATACTTGA
- a CDS encoding response regulator transcription factor, whose product MRLLFVEDDPRIAQPTLVALRDAGFEVTWRTSGRDGLEEALGGRYPLVILDVMLPDLDGFEVARRLREAGERGGLLFLTARDTLDDRVRGLDLGGDAYLTKPFAVPELLATLRALARRGAETRSVRVAFAGGRGEIDTTRRDVIWDGQDVTLTNREYTLLETLALSAGRWFSREELLDHVWGPDFDGEARIVDVYVRYVRRKLAPEAIDSERGRGYKLGGS is encoded by the coding sequence ATGCGACTGCTTTTCGTCGAGGACGATCCCCGCATCGCGCAGCCAACCCTCGTGGCGCTGCGCGACGCGGGCTTCGAGGTGACGTGGCGAACATCGGGTCGTGACGGACTGGAGGAAGCGCTCGGCGGACGCTACCCGCTCGTGATCCTCGACGTGATGCTGCCCGATCTCGACGGCTTCGAGGTGGCGCGGCGCTTGAGAGAAGCGGGCGAACGCGGCGGCTTGTTGTTCTTGACGGCGCGGGACACGCTCGACGATCGCGTGCGCGGCCTCGACCTCGGCGGCGACGCGTACCTCACGAAGCCCTTCGCGGTGCCCGAACTGCTCGCGACGTTGCGGGCGCTCGCGCGAAGGGGCGCGGAAACGCGAAGCGTGCGCGTGGCCTTCGCGGGTGGACGCGGCGAGATCGACACGACGCGCCGAGACGTGATTTGGGACGGGCAGGACGTCACGCTCACGAACCGCGAGTACACGCTGCTGGAGACGCTGGCCCTCTCGGCGGGCCGCTGGTTTTCCCGCGAGGAACTTCTCGATCACGTGTGGGGCCCCGACTTCGACGGCGAAGCGCGCATCGTGGACGTGTACGTGCGCTACGTGCGCCGCAAACTCGCGCCCGAGGCGATCGACTCGGAGCGCGGGCGCGGCTACAAGCTCGGCGGATCGTGA
- a CDS encoding HAMP domain-containing sensor histidine kinase — MTLRFRLALTVALAATLAVALVAVVLFAALNRFLFYAQADRLGAAARIVQAQQDFRSGEVRLTRTSGLTGDVEARLEVLGAEVARSSAFPNVKANLPTGLYDVDGRPVLVQHVEVLGNVGTLTVTTNTRVLEAPRNAFGRALIVTAPLALLLAGLAGGFVSGRLLRPVRVLERAARRVGESGDLEGPMPGASQHDELGRLALALQEAFRAVAATRRRETDFLRAASHDLRGPLAAMRSRIGATLARPRDAAYLERELREVDADVARLGRLANHLLLLARDPGSLRFVDVDVSAIAANAVDRARERAPDTDVNLDAPKSATVRGDAVLLEQLVENLVSNALKHALGASVDVVVRAEGDAVTLSVRDDGPGVESGVLARLGEAFYRPDAARSGEGSGLGLALARRVAELHGGTLVLQSAHGDGFTATATVRRESVSTR; from the coding sequence GTGACGCTGCGCTTCCGCCTCGCCCTGACCGTGGCGCTCGCCGCGACGCTCGCCGTGGCCCTCGTCGCCGTCGTGCTGTTCGCGGCCTTGAACCGCTTCTTGTTCTACGCGCAAGCCGACCGCCTCGGGGCCGCCGCGCGCATCGTGCAGGCGCAGCAAGATTTCCGCAGCGGAGAGGTTCGCCTCACGCGGACGAGCGGCCTCACGGGGGACGTCGAGGCGCGGTTGGAAGTGCTCGGTGCGGAAGTCGCGCGTTCGAGCGCCTTTCCGAACGTCAAGGCGAACTTGCCGACCGGGCTCTACGACGTCGACGGTCGTCCCGTCCTCGTGCAGCACGTGGAAGTCCTCGGCAACGTCGGGACGCTGACGGTCACGACCAACACCCGCGTGTTGGAAGCACCGAGAAATGCCTTCGGGCGCGCCCTGATCGTCACGGCGCCCCTCGCGCTCCTCCTGGCGGGTTTGGCGGGCGGGTTCGTCTCGGGCCGCTTGCTTCGGCCCGTTCGCGTCCTCGAGCGCGCCGCGCGCCGCGTCGGAGAGAGCGGGGACTTGGAAGGGCCCATGCCCGGCGCGTCTCAGCACGACGAATTGGGACGGCTCGCCCTCGCCCTTCAAGAAGCCTTTCGGGCAGTTGCCGCCACGCGGAGACGCGAAACGGACTTCCTGCGGGCGGCGTCCCACGACTTGCGAGGCCCGCTCGCGGCGATGAGAAGCCGCATCGGCGCGACGCTCGCCCGTCCACGCGACGCCGCCTACCTGGAGCGCGAGCTTCGCGAAGTCGACGCCGACGTCGCCCGGCTCGGACGCCTCGCGAACCATTTGCTGCTGCTCGCCCGCGACCCCGGCAGTTTGCGCTTCGTGGACGTGGACGTCTCGGCGATCGCGGCGAACGCGGTGGACCGAGCGAGGGAGCGCGCGCCCGACACGGACGTGAACTTGGACGCGCCGAAGTCGGCGACGGTGCGCGGCGACGCCGTGCTGTTGGAGCAACTCGTGGAGAACCTCGTGTCGAACGCCTTGAAGCACGCTCTCGGCGCGAGCGTCGACGTCGTGGTGCGCGCCGAAGGCGACGCCGTCACGCTGTCGGTGCGCGACGACGGGCCAGGCGTCGAATCGGGAGTGCTCGCGCGGCTCGGGGAGGCCTTCTACCGCCCCGACGCCGCGAGAAGCGGCGAGGGCAGCGGACTCGGCCTCGCGCTCGCGCGCCGCGTGGCAGAACTTCACGGCGGCACCTTGGTCTTGCAAAGCGCGCACGGGGACGGCTTCACCGCGACCGCCACCGTGCGCCGCGAAAGCGTCAGTACCCGATGA
- the buk gene encoding butyrate kinase, whose protein sequence is MIAYVINPGSTSTKLALARIQGSETPDLPGKLRVTLEKHEVSHPDLGGSLEERLPRVRELVARATRDWPAPSAIVGRGGLVGPVAAGTYRVTSELVAFSLASPFGEHASNLGAALAFELASHHGVPAFIVDPPTVDELLPEARVSGVAGIERQSRFHALNARAVARRAAHEVGKRFQDARIVVAHLGGGVSVTAFKGGRAIDTTGALLDEGPFSPQRAGTIPVRGLLDLVYSTPREDLERRLTQDSGLKGLTGTADLRELERRERTDADVRLAIEAFVHAVSKSIGAYSAIQGRPDAIVMTGGVARWEALVDRVEANVGWIAPVMVFAGELELEALAEGAGRVLLGVESAHEWKPRERV, encoded by the coding sequence ATGATCGCGTACGTGATCAATCCAGGCTCCACGAGCACCAAACTCGCCCTCGCACGCATTCAGGGCAGCGAAACCCCCGACTTGCCGGGCAAGTTGCGTGTCACCCTCGAAAAACACGAGGTGAGCCACCCCGACCTCGGTGGCAGCCTCGAGGAACGGCTGCCTCGTGTCCGCGAGCTCGTCGCTCGCGCGACGCGCGATTGGCCCGCGCCGAGCGCGATCGTGGGACGCGGCGGACTTGTCGGTCCCGTCGCCGCCGGAACGTACCGCGTCACGTCGGAACTCGTCGCCTTTTCGCTCGCCTCGCCGTTCGGCGAGCACGCCAGCAATCTCGGCGCGGCCCTCGCCTTCGAGCTCGCGTCCCACCACGGTGTGCCCGCCTTCATCGTCGACCCTCCCACCGTCGACGAGTTGCTGCCCGAGGCGCGCGTGAGCGGCGTGGCGGGAATCGAACGGCAAAGTCGCTTCCACGCCCTCAACGCCCGCGCGGTCGCGCGGCGCGCGGCGCACGAAGTCGGCAAGCGCTTCCAAGACGCGCGCATCGTCGTCGCGCATCTCGGAGGCGGCGTGAGCGTCACGGCCTTCAAAGGCGGGCGGGCCATCGACACGACGGGCGCCTTGCTCGACGAGGGACCGTTTTCACCTCAGCGCGCCGGGACCATTCCCGTGCGTGGCTTGCTCGACCTCGTGTACTCCACGCCCCGTGAAGATTTGGAACGGCGCCTCACGCAGGACAGCGGCCTGAAGGGCCTCACGGGAACGGCCGATTTGCGCGAGTTGGAGCGGCGCGAGCGCACCGATGCCGACGTTCGCCTCGCGATCGAAGCGTTCGTGCACGCGGTCAGCAAGTCGATCGGCGCGTACAGCGCGATTCAAGGCCGACCGGACGCCATCGTCATGACGGGCGGCGTGGCCCGCTGGGAAGCGCTCGTGGACCGCGTCGAAGCGAACGTCGGCTGGATCGCGCCCGTCATGGTCTTCGCGGGTGAGCTCGAACTCGAAGCGCTCGCCGAAGGTGCGGGACGCGTGCTGCTCGGCGTCGAAAGCGCGCACGAGTGGAAGCCCCGCGAGCGCGTCTGA